The sequence GGCCAAGGCAGTTTTCCTTTACGCTTAGCTAAACCGTCCATAGGTACAGCATTACGTCTTTCACGAGCAGCCTTCTCAGCTTTCGCTATTTCAGCTTTCAGGCGCGTTTCATTGCGCTGAAGTTCTGCCAAATAGTTTTTGTCACCCGAAATGTTTTTCTTGATGCTACCAACGGTTTTCTTACGTTGTGTTTGGGTTTTGGCTAAAGTATCGCGCTTGGTGGTTTGTTGTTTTAATAGTGTTGCTATTTGTTCTTGTTCAAGTTGGCGTTGCTTATGGCTTTCTTCTAACTCAAGTTGAGTTTGTTCAATCGTTTTGATTGTTGCAGAGCGGGCTTTAGCAAGATGTTGGTAATAATGGCTGATGCGATCTTCTTCAACGCCAGTATTTAGGATGTGCGATGAGGCTTTAGCACGGCTTGTCATGTAGTAAGTCTGAATCAGTTGCTCTAGCTTATCGGTATGGACTTTTTTCTGTGCTGTGAGTGCTTTGATCTTAGTGTCTAAGTTCGCAATATTAGCATTAGCGGTATTCAGCTGCTTCTTACTGTCTAGGATAGCTTTTTCAAGCGAGGCTATGGAGAGCTCTTGCTTTTTAAGACTAGCTTGTAGGCTATCGAGTTTTTTCTGTTGTGAGGATAGGTTTTTTTGTTGGCGAGATATCTCGCTAGATACACCTTTCAATTCACCTTGAGATGCAGCAAATGACGATGTAGATAAAAGAGTAACACATAGGTTCGCTGATATCAGGAGAGTCGAACTAATAGCTCGAATTTGTTTCATCATTATCGTCATTTAGTTGTTATTCATCTACTTGTAGGTTGTTTGTTTTCTATTCGAATCTCATCGATGCTCGCAATTCCTATCGCATCTTGATACTCGTCTCCCGCTACTGCTGCTTAAATCCCATCACCATGGATGAAGTTTTGAGAGCGGCCATTGAACCCCTGATCCATGTCTAAAGATGGCTTGTCAGTCTTTGGTTTACCGACAATCTTTGCTGGCACGCCCGCCACGGTAGTATGAGGTGGTACAGCCTGTAGAACTACAGAGCAAGAGCCAATCTTAGCGCCTTCACCCACTTCAATATTGCCAAGGATTTTCGCGCCTGCACCAATCATTACGCCTTCACGGATTTTAGGGTGGCGATCACCGCCTTCTTTACCGGTACCACCAAGGGTCACGTCCTGAAGAATCGATACGTCATTTTCGACTACTGCCGTCTCACCAATAACAATGCCTGTTGCGTGGTCTAGCATGATTGCTTTGCCGATACGTGCGGCCGGGTGGATATCTACTTGGCAAGCGACTGAAATTTGGTTTTGCAGATAAGTGGCAAGTGCGATACGGCCTTGCTTCCATAGCCAGTTAGCGACTCGGTAACCTTGCAGAGCATGGTAGCCTTTAAGATAAAGTAGAGGCATTGAATACATCTCTACCGCCGGATCTCGAGTCACTGTTGCACAAATATCACAAGCTGCAGCATCAATAATCGATTGGTCTTGCTTAAATGCTTGTTCTACCACTTCACGCACTGCCATTGCAGGCATTGAGGCAGTCTTTAACTTGTTTGCCAGAATATAACTGAGCGCGGCGCCCAAGCTTTCGTGGTTGATGATCGTGGCATGGTAAAAACTCGCAAGCATAGGCTCTTGCTCTGACTGCTGTCGAGCTTCCTTCACAATGCATTGCCAAACTTTTTGTTGTTCACAGTGTTTCATTTTTCCATCCATCTTATCTATTTCATTCCATGACTTGATGCGCGATGTTAGCGCTCTGACTTTTTGTCTCGAGCAAGTAAATCTTGCGCCGCTAAGTGAGCATCTTTCCCTTGATACAGCACTTGGTAAATTTGTTCAACAATTGGCATCTCAACGCCCATGCGTTCTGATAGTAACCAAACTTCTTTGGTGTTGCGATAACCTTCGACCACTTGGCCGATTTCTTCTTGCGCCGTGTCGACGTCTTTACCTGAACCTAGCGCTAAACCAAAGCGACGGTTGCGCGATTGATTATCGGTACATGTCAGTACTAAATCGCCTAATCCAGCCATACCCATGAAAGTTTCTGGTTGTGCACCAAGAGCTGCACCCAGTCGGCTCATCTCTGCTAAACCACGGGTAATTAACGCTGTACGTGCATTAGCACCAAAGCCAATACCATCCGACATGCCAGCACCAATCGCGATAACGTTTTTAACGGCACCACCAAGCTGCATACCAATGAAATCTGAGTTTGCGTATACGCGGAACGTTTTGCCACAGTGAATTTTTTCTTGCAGCTCTTCTAAGAAGCTCTCATCCGGTGAAGCTACTGAAATAGCGGTCGGCATACCCATCGCTAGTTCTTTGGCGAAAGTAGGGCCAGATAGAACCGCTAGAGAGTAACTGTCACCAAGCACATCGCGTGCGACATCTTTAAGTAGTCGGCCAGTCTCTGGTTCCAATCCTTTTGTAGCCCAGCAGATACGAGAGCTATCAGATAAATGAGGCTTTAGACTATTTAAGACGATGCCAAACACGTGGCTAGGAACTACAACTAGGAGGTCACGACTGGCAGTTACTGCCTTCTCAAGGTCTGATTCAATGATCAGGCTTTCTGGAAAGTCGATATTAGGAAGAAACTCATTATTTGCGCGCTCTGAGTCAAGACGTGCCATGTGGATAGGATCGTGTCCCCAAAGAACAACGTTTGCACCGTTACGCGCTAGAGATATGGCTAAAGAGGTTCCGTAAGAACCAGCGCCAATGACTGTCATGGCGATCTCTTTGCCGTACGCGCTGTCTTTACCGTAAGCGTTTGCTGTGTTAGTCGGGCGAGTTGTGTCTGTCATGCTTCCTCCTAAAAATAATGAGGGAAATCGAAGAATTCTGGAAAAGCTTCCTAACAATCAGAAGGCTTTCTATCTTATTACAGTGTAAAGAAAAAATGCACATCGCAGAAGTTACGATGTGCATTTAAGAGTTAACTAGTGTTTGAAACGTTAGGATTAAGTTCTACTTTCAGATTTAAGCCTGCTCGCCTTCAGCTTGTTGAGCTTGGTTCTGTAGGTAGTTCATGAACAAAGCATCGAAGTTGACAGGTGCTAGGTTCAGTTGTGGGAACGTACCTTTAACCACTAGGCTAGAGATTGTTTCACGAGCGTATGGGAATAGGATGTTCGGGCAGAATGCACCTAGGCAATGTGCTAATTGACCTGCTTCCATTTCGCTTGCAGAGAAGATACCACCTTGCTGAACTTCACAAAGGAATGCTGTATCATCTGCGTTCTTCACCGTAACTGTTAGGCGTAGGATTACTTCGTAAACACCCTGGCCAAGTTCACGACTTTGAGTATCTAGGTCCAGTTTTACATCTGGATTCCACTCTTTTTGAAACATGTCTGGAGAGTTTGGCGCTTCGAAAGATACGTCTTTTAGGAAAATACGTTGGATTGCGAAGTTCTGTTGTGCGTCTTGTTGTGCTGCTTCAGCCATTTTCTTGTCCTTAAAAATTTAAATTAGGCTTTATTCACTATATTTGTCGAACAAAGCCCGAAAGTTTGTTGATTAGGTCAGCTTACTTTTTGCCTTTTACCAAAGGTAGGTTAGCTTCGCTCCAAGCCACTAGGCCACTTTTCAGCACGCTTACGTTTTCGAAGCCTGCTTTAACTAACAAATTAGCGCTTTCTTGAGCGGTTTGACCTGTCTTGCATACTACGATGATTGGGTCAGCTTTGCGGCTTTCAAGGCTACCTAAGTTATTTGATTTGATGTCTGACGGTAAAATGTGAAGTGCGTCAGTAATATGGCCCTTTTTGAACTCATCCTTAGTACGAATATCAACCACAACGCCATTTTCACGGTTAATCATGTGTGTGGTTTGCGCTGCAGTGATCTCTTTGTAGACTGCGTTTGATGTTTTGATTACGTTCGCAATGATGGCAACAACTAAGCCGATCCATACGATGGCTAAAATCATATTCTCTTGAACAAATGGCACTAACTCTTGCATATCTTGAACTCTTATTCGTTATTGGGCGAAAAATTATAGGGTAGGAGTATAGCGAGATTTGGAGTTTGGTGTACATAGAGATTTGAACCTTTGAACAGCATCAGCAGCAAAGTTTAACGATTTTTTTTGATTATATTTTCCGTTAGATAGATAATGGCCTCATTTACATTTTTAAATTTTAATGCGTAGTGTGGTTTTCGCTTTGTTACCAACGGGCGGTAGCTTGTTTGGTAGAGAGGCCTACACTGTGCATAGTCCATGAATCAAAATAAGTTAGGTTAGGGGTTTCTAGTGAAGATATTAGTCACTGGCGGTGCTGGTTTTATCGGTTCTGCAGTTGTTCGCTACATTATCAACAATACATCGAACAGCGTTATAAACGTTGATAAGCTCACTTATGCGGGGAACTTAGAGTCACTTGTCGATGTTGATTCA is a genomic window of Vibrio sp. ED004 containing:
- a CDS encoding peptidoglycan DD-metalloendopeptidase family protein, encoding MTIMMKQIRAISSTLLISANLCVTLLSTSSFAASQGELKGVSSEISRQQKNLSSQQKKLDSLQASLKKQELSIASLEKAILDSKKQLNTANANIANLDTKIKALTAQKKVHTDKLEQLIQTYYMTSRAKASSHILNTGVEEDRISHYYQHLAKARSATIKTIEQTQLELEESHKQRQLEQEQIATLLKQQTTKRDTLAKTQTQRKKTVGSIKKNISGDKNYLAELQRNETRLKAEIAKAEKAARERRNAVPMDGLAKRKGKLPWPIKDKVLHSYGSRQTGQVNWKGMVINAKYGQQVKSVYSGTVVFAEYLRGYGLVVLLDHGKGDMTLYGFNQALLKKEGDKVKAGEAIALAGDTGGQTRPSLYFEIRRNSQAQNPKSWLIR
- the cysE gene encoding serine O-acetyltransferase, whose translation is MKHCEQQKVWQCIVKEARQQSEQEPMLASFYHATIINHESLGAALSYILANKLKTASMPAMAVREVVEQAFKQDQSIIDAAACDICATVTRDPAVEMYSMPLLYLKGYHALQGYRVANWLWKQGRIALATYLQNQISVACQVDIHPAARIGKAIMLDHATGIVIGETAVVENDVSILQDVTLGGTGKEGGDRHPKIREGVMIGAGAKILGNIEVGEGAKIGSCSVVLQAVPPHTTVAGVPAKIVGKPKTDKPSLDMDQGFNGRSQNFIHGDGI
- the gpsA gene encoding NAD(P)H-dependent glycerol-3-phosphate dehydrogenase, giving the protein MTDTTRPTNTANAYGKDSAYGKEIAMTVIGAGSYGTSLAISLARNGANVVLWGHDPIHMARLDSERANNEFLPNIDFPESLIIESDLEKAVTASRDLLVVVPSHVFGIVLNSLKPHLSDSSRICWATKGLEPETGRLLKDVARDVLGDSYSLAVLSGPTFAKELAMGMPTAISVASPDESFLEELQEKIHCGKTFRVYANSDFIGMQLGGAVKNVIAIGAGMSDGIGFGANARTALITRGLAEMSRLGAALGAQPETFMGMAGLGDLVLTCTDNQSRNRRFGLALGSGKDVDTAQEEIGQVVEGYRNTKEVWLLSERMGVEMPIVEQIYQVLYQGKDAHLAAQDLLARDKKSER
- the secB gene encoding protein-export chaperone SecB; this translates as MAEAAQQDAQQNFAIQRIFLKDVSFEAPNSPDMFQKEWNPDVKLDLDTQSRELGQGVYEVILRLTVTVKNADDTAFLCEVQQGGIFSASEMEAGQLAHCLGAFCPNILFPYARETISSLVVKGTFPQLNLAPVNFDALFMNYLQNQAQQAEGEQA
- a CDS encoding rhodanese-like domain-containing protein, translated to MQELVPFVQENMILAIVWIGLVVAIIANVIKTSNAVYKEITAAQTTHMINRENGVVVDIRTKDEFKKGHITDALHILPSDIKSNNLGSLESRKADPIIVVCKTGQTAQESANLLVKAGFENVSVLKSGLVAWSEANLPLVKGKK